The following coding sequences lie in one Verrucomicrobiota bacterium genomic window:
- a CDS encoding Na+/H+ antiporter subunit C, whose translation MEILLALFIGLLFGCGLYCLLRRSIVKLVFGLILLSQGANLLVFTAGGLLAGSPPLVPEGAVVPDGPIADPLPQAMVLTAIVIGFGLVAFFVSLVHRAHEAVGADDINAFDQTDT comes from the coding sequence ATTGAGATCCTGCTCGCACTTTTTATCGGCCTGCTCTTCGGGTGTGGTCTCTACTGCCTGCTGAGACGGAGCATTGTAAAACTGGTGTTCGGTTTGATCCTTTTGAGTCAGGGTGCGAATCTCCTGGTGTTTACGGCAGGTGGTCTCTTGGCTGGAAGCCCACCTCTTGTTCCGGAAGGGGCGGTAGTCCCGGATGGACCCATTGCCGATCCGCTTCCGCAGGCGATGGTTCTGACCGCAATTGTCATCGGGTTCGGTCTGGTGGCCTTTTTCGTATCGCTTGTTCACCGCGCTCATGAAGCGGTGGGGGCCGATGATATCAACGCCTTTGACCAGACGGATACATGA
- a CDS encoding MnhB domain-containing protein: protein MNSFILKQAGHILFPALLVLSLIELYRGHNLPGGGFIGGLLAACAFILFALGESMEAAARRLKFSPVTLLIVGLSISVFSGILGFVAGESFMVGLWLPEFSLPLVGKVHLGTPVLFDVGVYFVVIGFTLQSVFSLSALAEPRGEETDD, encoded by the coding sequence ATGAACTCGTTCATTCTTAAGCAAGCCGGGCATATCCTGTTTCCGGCTCTTCTGGTCCTCTCGTTGATCGAACTCTATCGCGGCCACAATCTTCCGGGAGGAGGGTTTATTGGAGGTCTTCTCGCAGCCTGTGCCTTCATTCTTTTCGCACTTGGGGAATCTATGGAAGCGGCGGCCAGGCGACTAAAATTCTCTCCGGTCACTTTGCTCATAGTCGGTCTGAGCATATCCGTGTTTAGTGGAATTCTGGGATTTGTCGCGGGTGAGAGTTTCATGGTGGGCCTCTGGCTTCCGGAATTCTCTCTTCCTCTAGTCGGCAAAGTTCATCTGGGAACTCCCGTTCTCTTCGACGTTGGAGTGTATTTCGTGGTGATTGGATTCACCTTGCAGTCTGTTTTCAGTCTATCTGCGTTGGCAGAGCCCAGAGGGGAGGAGACAGATGATTGA